A portion of the Phacochoerus africanus isolate WHEZ1 chromosome 5, ROS_Pafr_v1, whole genome shotgun sequence genome contains these proteins:
- the MEPCE gene encoding 7SK snRNA methylphosphate capping enzyme: MIEMAAEKEPFLVPAPPPPLKDESGGGGGPTVQPHREVASGELRGGTQRGPGPRAQSAGSPASGAGKESPGATSTPRGGQSQQQRGGGPQALSTGEACLSDPQGLAAPPDVGEERRGGGGTELGPLAPPRPRNGYQPHRPPGGGGGKRRNSCNVGGGGGGFKHPAFKRRRRVNSDCDSVLPSNFLLGGNIFDPLNLNSLLDEEVSRALNAETPKSSPLPAKGRDPVEILIPKDITDPLSLNTCTDEAQVVLASPLKTGRKRHRHRGQHHQQQQQQATGGNDSHSVLPTAPLTPSLQGEGTTQQQRQRGQNRDVPQPYELNTAINCRDEVVSPLPSALQGPSGSLSAPSAASVTSAPPSSSSRHRKRRRTSSKSEAGARGGGQGPKEKGRGSGGGRQHPHPLPAAGFKKQQCKFQYGNYCKYYGYRNPSCEDGRLRVMKPEWFRGRDVLDLGCNVGHLTLSIACKWGPSRMVGLDIDPHLIHSARQNIRHYLSEELRQPPQTSEGDPGTEGEEGTSTVQKRSCFPASLTASRGPIAAPQVPLDGADTSVFPNNVVFVTGNYVLDRDELVEAQKPEYDVVLCLSLTKWVHLNWGDEGLKRMFRRIYLHLRPGGILVLEPQPWSTYGKRKTLTETIYKNYYRIQLKPEQFSSYLTSPEVGFSSYELVATPHNTSKGFQRPVYLFHKASSPSH, translated from the exons ATGATCGAGATGGCGGCGGAGAAGGAGCCGTTTCTGGTGCCGGCCCCGCCACCGCCGCTCAAAGATGAGTCGGGCGGAGGGGGCGGCCCCACGGTGCAACCACACCGAGAGGTCGCCTCCGGGGAGCTCCGCGGCGGGACGCAGCGTGGGCCGGGCCCGCGCGCACAGTCGGCGGGGTCCCCAGCTTCTGGGGCAGGCAAGGAGAGCCCCGGGGCTACCTCTACCCCTCGGGGCGGCCAGTCGCAGCAGCAGCGAGGGGGCGGCCCCCAGGCCCTGTCGACCGGGGAGGCCTGCTTGTCGGATCCCCAGGGGCTAGCCGCTCCCCCGGACGTGGGGGAGGAGCGCCGGGGAGGGGGCGGAACAGAACTGGGCCCCCTTGCTCCTCCTCGACCGCGTAATGGCTATCAGCCCCACCGGccccctgggggaggtgggggcaagaGGAGAAATAGCTGTAATGTAGGGGGAGGTGGTGGAGGCTTCAAACATCCGGCCTTCAAGAGGCGCAGGCGGGTTAATTCGGACTGTGACTCTGTCTTACCTTCCAACTTCCTCCTGGGGGGCAATATCTTTGATCCGCTGAACCTGAATAGTCTCCTGGATGAGGAAGTGAGCCGTGCACTCAATGCGGAGACCCCTAAGTCATCCCCACTTCCGGCCAAGGGACGAGATCCAGTGGAGATACTCATCCCCAAAGATATTACTGACCCTCTCAGTCTCAATACTTGCACTGATGAGGCCCAAGTAGTCCTTGCTTCACCACTCAAGACTGGTCGGAAGCGGCATAGACATCGGGGAcagcaccaccagcagcagcagcagcaggcaacTGGAGGGAATGATAGCCACTCCGTGCTGCCCACAGCCCCCCTCACTCCCTCACTCCAAGGGGAGGGCACCACACAGCAGCAGCGGCAAAGGGGCCAGAACCGGGACGTCCCCCAACCCTATGAACTCAACACAGCCATCAACTGCAGGGATGAGGTCGTGTCTCCCCTTCCATCTGCCCTACAGGGTCCCTCAGGCTCCCTTTCAGCCCCTTCAGCTGCCTCAGTTACCTCTGCACCCCCGTCTTCCTCCTCACGACATCGCAAACGTCGCAGGACTTCCAGCAAGTCAGAGGCAGGGGCTAGGGGTGGAGGCCAGGGTCCCAAGGAaaagggcagagggagtgggggaggccGCCAACACCCCCACCCACTACCTGCAGCAGGCTTCAAAAAGCAGCAGTGCAAGTTCCAGTATGGGAATTATTGCAAGTACTATGGGTACCGCAATCCTTCCTGTGAGGATGGGCGCCTTCGAGTTATGAAGCCTGAGTGGTTTCGGGGTCGTGACGTCCTAGATCTGGGCTGCAACGTGGGCCATCTGACTCTGAGCATTGCCTGTAAGTGGGGCCCATCCCGCATGGTGGGCCTGGACATTGATCCCCATCTCATCCACTCGGCCCGCCAAAACATCCGACACTACTTGTCTGAAGAGCTGCGTCAGCCACCCCAGACTTCTGAGGGGGACCCAGGAACAGAGGGTGAGGAAGGGACCTCAACCGTCCAAAAGAGGAGCTGCTTCCCAGCTTCACTGACCGCCAGCCGGGGTCCCATCGCTGCACCCCAAGTGCCCTTGGATGGAGCAGACACATCCGTCTTCCCCAACAATGTTGTCTTCGTTACG GGTAACTATGTGCTGGATCGAGATGAGCTGGTGGAGGCCCAAAAACCTGAGTATGATGTGGTGCTCTGCCTCAGCCTCACCAAGTGGGTGCATCTCAACTGGGGAGACGAGGGGCTGAAGCGCATGTTTCGCCGGATCTATCTGCACCTACGCCCTGGGGGCATCCTGGTCCTGGAGCCCCAACCTTGGTCAACCTACGGCAAGAGAAAGACTCTCACG GAAACAATCTACAAGAACTACTATCGAATTCAGCTGAAGCCAGAGCAGTTCAGTTCCTACCTGACATCCCCAGAGGTGGGCTTCTCCAGCTATGAGCTTGTGGCCACACCTCACAACACCTCCAAAG GCTTCCAGCGTCCTGTGTACCTGTTCCACAAGGCCTCTTCCCCCAGCCACTAA
- the PPP1R35 gene encoding protein phosphatase 1 regulatory subunit 35 isoform X2 encodes MPVDYLFIALAATVPRVLGGRRAGVSEPGPHSNWEALLGFRGDGTPGDALEVRFRLAPPSPVRSEPPPAAAAPNEKPAASQDLGAPAQQSSLALSLELQAARAAARGQFDAAKAVEEQLRKSFQTRCGLEESVAEGLNVPRSKRLFRDLVSLQVPEEQVLKAALREKLALLPPQARAPPPKEPPGPGPDMTILCDPETLFYESPHLTLEGLPPLRLQLRPRPSEDTFLMHRTLRRWEA; translated from the exons ATGCCTGTTGACTATCTGTTTATCGCCCTGGCAGCCACGGTGCCCAGAGTCCTAGGAGGGAGACGGGCTGGCGTCAGTGAGCCAGGCCCTCACTCAAACTGGGAAGCTCTGCTGGGGTTCAGAGGTGATGGGACACCTGGAGATGCTCTGGAG GTCCGCTTCCGCCTGGCGCCGCCCTCCCCGGTCAGGTCCGAGCCGCCGCCGGCCGCTGCCGCACCGAACGAGAAACCTGCGGCGTCGCAGGACCTGGGGGCGCCCGCGCAGCAGAGCAGCCTGGCCCTGAGCCTCGAGCTGCAGGCTGCACGGGCCGCAGCCAGGGGCCAGTTCGATGCCGCGAAGGCCGTGGAGGAACAGCTGAGGAAGTCATTCCAGACCCGCTGCGGCCTGGAGGAGAGCGTGGCGGAGG GGTTGAACGTGCCGCGCTCCAAGCGGCTCTTTCGGGACCTGGTGAGCCTGCAGGTGCCCGAGGAACAAGTTCTGAAGGCCGCGCTGCGGGAGAAACTGGCGCTCCTGCCGCCGCAGGCCCGAGCCCCGCCTCCAAAG GAGCCACCTGGGCCAGGGCCAGACATGACCATTTTGTGTGATCCAGAAACACTATTTTATGAATCTCCACACCTGACCCTGGAAGGCTTGCCCCCTCTCCGGCTTCAACTCCGGCCCCGCCCTTCAGAGGACACCTTCCTCATGCATCGGACACTGAGGCGCTGGGAAGCGTAG
- the PPP1R35 gene encoding protein phosphatase 1 regulatory subunit 35 isoform X1, with amino-acid sequence MMGCRESELESVEGGEALAAPGPPPTPRAPEPGAPVPEPGLDLSLSLSLSPRSESPGHRRPDCSPGRRKGRADRRGGARKGRQVRFRLAPPSPVRSEPPPAAAAPNEKPAASQDLGAPAQQSSLALSLELQAARAAARGQFDAAKAVEEQLRKSFQTRCGLEESVAEGLNVPRSKRLFRDLVSLQVPEEQVLKAALREKLALLPPQARAPPPKEPPGPGPDMTILCDPETLFYESPHLTLEGLPPLRLQLRPRPSEDTFLMHRTLRRWEA; translated from the exons ATGATGGGCTGTAGGGAGTCAGAGCTGGAGTCGGTGGAAGGGGGAGAGGCCCTGGCGGCCCCAGGGCCACCTCCAACACCTCGCGCCCCGGAGCCCGGAGCCCCAGTGCCGGAGCCCGGCCTGGATctgagcctgagcctgagcctgagcccGCGGTCCGAGAGCCCTGGGCACCGGCGGCCCGACTGCAGCCCAGGACGGCGGAAGGGGCGGGCGGACCGACGGGGCGGGGCCCGCAAGGGGCGGCAG GTCCGCTTCCGCCTGGCGCCGCCCTCCCCGGTCAGGTCCGAGCCGCCGCCGGCCGCTGCCGCACCGAACGAGAAACCTGCGGCGTCGCAGGACCTGGGGGCGCCCGCGCAGCAGAGCAGCCTGGCCCTGAGCCTCGAGCTGCAGGCTGCACGGGCCGCAGCCAGGGGCCAGTTCGATGCCGCGAAGGCCGTGGAGGAACAGCTGAGGAAGTCATTCCAGACCCGCTGCGGCCTGGAGGAGAGCGTGGCGGAGG GGTTGAACGTGCCGCGCTCCAAGCGGCTCTTTCGGGACCTGGTGAGCCTGCAGGTGCCCGAGGAACAAGTTCTGAAGGCCGCGCTGCGGGAGAAACTGGCGCTCCTGCCGCCGCAGGCCCGAGCCCCGCCTCCAAAG GAGCCACCTGGGCCAGGGCCAGACATGACCATTTTGTGTGATCCAGAAACACTATTTTATGAATCTCCACACCTGACCCTGGAAGGCTTGCCCCCTCTCCGGCTTCAACTCCGGCCCCGCCCTTCAGAGGACACCTTCCTCATGCATCGGACACTGAGGCGCTGGGAAGCGTAG